One genomic segment of Desulfosporosinus sp. Sb-LF includes these proteins:
- the lpdA gene encoding dihydrolipoyl dehydrogenase, which yields MHEYDLIVIGGGPGGYVAAARASQLGLTTALVEKEQLGGTCVNWGCIPTKALLRNAEIVHLLSQGRTFGFKYENLTVNYTSAYNRSRQVAKRQGKRVEALLKNRNVSIIRGEGRLISATEVELSTGEKMVGKNIILATGSKPTQIPMFGIDGDNVITSREALDMKELPSSIVIVGAGPIGMEFATVWNRYGAKVTVLEMMPNVLPTEDSEVSLEVKAQFEKNGITIRNDVRVEGIQKTSDGVEVTIAAGDAKEVIKAEKALICTGFSPSTGDLGLEDLGVVMNRRYIEVDQAMRTNIPNIYAIGDITGKLGLAHVASAQGVIAAEAIAGNPTEELVYENIPSCVFGEIEVASVGLTEKQALERGYEVMTVKSPFAPNGKAVALNENLGFVKLVADKNTKKVLGVHMVGSNVPEMIAGPTSLMALGATVAQMAGGVYAHPTMSEAILEGAHSLDGHAIHL from the coding sequence ATGCATGAGTATGATTTGATTGTCATTGGAGGAGGACCAGGCGGTTATGTGGCCGCAGCTCGGGCAAGTCAGCTAGGACTCACGACAGCATTAGTTGAAAAAGAGCAATTAGGCGGAACGTGTGTCAACTGGGGGTGTATTCCTACCAAGGCCTTGCTTCGAAATGCTGAGATTGTCCACTTATTATCGCAGGGGAGAACCTTTGGCTTTAAATATGAAAATCTTACGGTAAACTACACCTCTGCCTATAATAGAAGCCGCCAAGTCGCCAAGCGTCAGGGTAAACGGGTGGAGGCCCTACTCAAAAATAGAAACGTGTCAATAATTCGAGGAGAGGGACGCCTGATCAGCGCGACAGAAGTTGAACTATCAACTGGCGAAAAAATGGTCGGTAAAAACATTATTTTGGCTACAGGTTCAAAGCCTACTCAGATTCCGATGTTTGGAATCGATGGAGATAACGTTATCACGTCTCGTGAAGCTTTAGACATGAAGGAGTTGCCTTCTTCGATCGTTATTGTGGGAGCTGGTCCGATCGGAATGGAATTTGCCACGGTTTGGAACCGCTATGGAGCGAAGGTGACTGTCTTGGAAATGATGCCGAATGTGCTGCCGACGGAGGATAGTGAAGTATCCCTAGAGGTCAAGGCGCAGTTTGAGAAAAACGGGATCACCATTAGAAATGACGTTCGGGTTGAGGGTATTCAAAAGACCTCTGACGGTGTGGAAGTAACCATTGCCGCTGGGGATGCAAAAGAAGTCATCAAGGCTGAAAAGGCATTGATTTGTACTGGCTTTTCTCCTAGCACCGGCGATTTGGGACTCGAGGACCTCGGGGTTGTGATGAATCGACGATACATTGAAGTCGATCAAGCGATGCGCACAAATATCCCCAACATTTATGCGATTGGGGATATAACAGGCAAGCTGGGATTGGCTCACGTCGCTTCGGCCCAGGGGGTTATTGCGGCTGAGGCCATAGCCGGAAACCCAACAGAAGAGCTGGTTTATGAGAATATCCCAAGCTGTGTTTTTGGGGAGATAGAAGTGGCCTCGGTTGGGTTGACAGAAAAGCAAGCGTTGGAACGTGGCTATGAGGTAATGACCGTGAAGAGTCCTTTTGCTCCAAATGGAAAAGCAGTTGCTTTGAATGAAAATCTCGGCTTTGTCAAGCTAGTGGCCGATAAAAACACCAAAAAAGTCCTAGGGGTTCATATGGTTGGAAGCAATGTCCCGGAAATGATTGCTGGACCGACAAGCTTGATGGCCCTCGGTGCCACTGTTGCGCAAATGGCTGGGGGTGTTTACGCTCATCCAACCATGAGTGAGGCTATTCTTGAGGGTGCACACTCCTTGGACGGTCACGCGATTCATCTTTAA
- a CDS encoding MFS transporter, with product MSMPIANPSTSSTGPTKTENKMKLVNNYFDGLPVTKKQIFLYAIIVLAYFFEQLDNNNFSFIAPALIKSWGIQKSQIAQITSLYFFGMTLGGISGGIISDIIGRRKTFLGAILIFSSMSVLNGFTNNLTVFMITRALTGFGIFCMMVVSVAYIAEMTPGESRGKWQSITAAGGFCAMPVIGFIARAIIPMGPEAWRIIFYIGGIGFIGFFLGLKYLIESPRWLVAKGRVAEAEKVVEELSGVAVDLSEAAKNVSKKESVREQFVGMFSGKYLKRTIVLLLIGIPMNIGNFTTSGWMPTLLNGNGFTLEQSLTIGTAFMLGGPVGLFLSSFVSDKGGRKIPYGIGTLCWMALTVIFATLGNHYVTIMIVAFLLNAFAMGVGFIAMAYLPEHYPTKMRNTSVGFVNAAQRLGVSAAQLFIPVVMVSFGFRGLFMGIAGLYLFSALVVLIWGERTGGKSLEEVV from the coding sequence ATGAGCATGCCAATTGCTAATCCCTCCACCTCCAGTACAGGACCCACGAAAACTGAGAATAAAATGAAATTAGTCAACAACTATTTTGATGGACTACCCGTAACCAAGAAACAAATTTTCTTATACGCTATTATTGTTCTCGCTTACTTCTTTGAGCAGCTAGATAATAATAACTTTTCTTTCATTGCCCCTGCGTTAATCAAGTCTTGGGGTATTCAGAAATCGCAAATTGCGCAAATCACTTCATTATATTTTTTCGGTATGACTCTTGGGGGGATCTCAGGTGGAATCATCTCAGATATTATCGGGCGCCGTAAAACGTTCCTTGGAGCGATTCTCATATTCTCATCGATGTCAGTTCTTAATGGGTTCACAAATAATTTAACGGTCTTTATGATTACAAGAGCACTGACTGGTTTTGGAATATTTTGCATGATGGTTGTATCGGTTGCCTATATCGCTGAAATGACACCGGGAGAAAGTCGAGGAAAATGGCAAAGTATTACGGCTGCCGGCGGTTTCTGCGCTATGCCTGTCATTGGATTTATCGCAAGAGCCATTATTCCTATGGGCCCAGAAGCTTGGCGGATCATCTTCTATATTGGGGGCATTGGTTTTATTGGCTTCTTTTTAGGGCTTAAATACCTTATAGAATCACCTCGTTGGCTCGTTGCTAAAGGAAGAGTGGCCGAGGCTGAAAAAGTTGTTGAAGAACTTAGCGGAGTTGCAGTAGATCTAAGTGAAGCCGCTAAGAATGTTTCGAAGAAAGAAAGTGTTCGGGAACAATTTGTTGGGATGTTCTCAGGAAAGTATCTTAAACGCACGATCGTTTTACTCTTAATTGGTATTCCTATGAATATAGGTAACTTTACGACATCCGGTTGGATGCCAACCTTGCTCAATGGGAACGGGTTTACCCTAGAACAAAGCTTGACGATCGGTACTGCCTTTATGCTTGGTGGTCCTGTCGGTCTGTTCCTTTCCTCCTTCGTATCTGATAAAGGGGGTCGAAAGATCCCATATGGTATCGGAACTCTATGTTGGATGGCTTTAACTGTAATTTTTGCGACCTTGGGGAACCATTACGTTACAATTATGATCGTTGCTTTTCTGCTCAATGCGTTCGCCATGGGCGTAGGATTTATTGCAATGGCTTATCTTCCCGAACACTATCCAACTAAAATGCGCAATACATCGGTTGGCTTCGTCAATGCAGCTCAACGTCTTGGAGTGTCAGCAGCGCAACTTTTCATTCCTGTCGTTATGGTGAGCTTTGGCTTCAGAGGATTATTTATGGGGATTGCAGGGCTGTATTTATTCTCTGCTCTCGTTGTCCTGATCTGGGGAGAACGTACTGGTGGAAAATCCTTAGAAGAAGTGGTTTAA
- a CDS encoding glutaredoxin domain-containing protein, with protein MNVIYSVPGCIKCKVVKNFMDDREISFKETNVNSEDKEDFKSFIR; from the coding sequence ATGAACGTGATTTATAGTGTACCTGGATGTATCAAGTGTAAGGTTGTAAAGAATTTCATGGATGATCGCGAAATCTCCTTCAAAGAAACAAATGTTAATAGCGAGGACAAAGAAGATTTCAAAAGTTTTATTCGCTAA
- a CDS encoding aryl-sulfate sulfotransferase — protein sequence MSYPSIYPTGVTVYNPEKCWSGYTIFPARELGALLIDMNGAEVNLWKGLHGFPNKLLPGGYVLGHTGERSNAFGMQDQIDLVQVDWDGNVVWKFNQHEYIEDPGQEPQWMARQHHDYQRAGNPVGYYVPDMEPQVDKGNTLILCHRNVKNPKIADKVLLDDVIIEVTWNGEIVWEWNCNEHFDEYGFSEEAKNILFRDPNMRSAGGGMGDWMHINSMSVLGPNKWYDAGDERFHPDNIIWDARESNIIAIIEKKTGKIVWKVGPDYNASPELKKLGWIIGQHHAHMIPRGLPGEGNILVFDNGGWAGYGAPNPGSPTGAKNALRDYTRVLEFDPVTLEIVWQYTPIEAGFIMPVDASRFYSPFISAAQRLPNGNTLITEGSGGRLIEVTQEHELVWEYISPYWGEKMKLNMVYRAYRVPYEWAPQAERSQEVAIKPVDVTTFRMPGASNSRKKETVVDGVWPFQGDGALCVAADEELDK from the coding sequence ATGAGTTACCCAAGTATTTATCCAACAGGCGTTACAGTTTACAACCCAGAGAAATGTTGGAGCGGCTATACTATTTTCCCAGCTCGAGAACTTGGAGCACTTTTGATCGACATGAATGGGGCCGAGGTTAACCTATGGAAGGGTTTGCATGGTTTTCCTAATAAGCTACTGCCTGGTGGTTATGTATTAGGACACACTGGGGAAAGAAGCAATGCCTTTGGCATGCAAGATCAAATTGATTTGGTTCAAGTGGATTGGGATGGCAATGTCGTTTGGAAGTTTAACCAACACGAATATATTGAGGACCCAGGCCAGGAACCACAATGGATGGCTAGGCAGCACCATGACTATCAGCGGGCAGGCAATCCCGTGGGATATTATGTACCGGACATGGAACCACAGGTTGATAAGGGGAATACTTTGATTCTCTGTCATAGAAATGTTAAGAACCCTAAAATTGCAGATAAGGTCCTTCTTGATGACGTCATTATTGAAGTGACATGGAATGGAGAAATCGTCTGGGAATGGAACTGTAATGAGCACTTTGATGAATACGGTTTCAGCGAAGAAGCCAAAAACATTTTGTTCCGAGATCCTAATATGCGGTCAGCCGGAGGGGGCATGGGTGACTGGATGCATATCAACTCCATGTCAGTCCTCGGGCCTAATAAGTGGTATGATGCTGGGGATGAACGCTTTCACCCGGACAACATTATCTGGGATGCCAGGGAATCAAATATTATTGCAATCATTGAGAAAAAGACAGGTAAAATCGTCTGGAAAGTAGGCCCTGATTACAATGCTAGCCCAGAACTCAAAAAACTCGGATGGATCATCGGACAACACCATGCTCACATGATTCCACGTGGATTGCCTGGCGAAGGAAATATCTTAGTCTTTGATAATGGCGGATGGGCTGGTTACGGAGCACCAAATCCTGGCTCACCTACTGGCGCTAAAAACGCTCTTCGAGATTACACAAGGGTATTAGAATTTGATCCGGTTACCTTAGAAATTGTTTGGCAGTACACACCAATAGAAGCAGGCTTTATAATGCCTGTCGACGCCAGCCGTTTTTACAGTCCTTTTATCAGTGCCGCTCAGAGATTACCAAATGGCAATACGCTCATCACGGAGGGTTCAGGTGGTCGGCTTATTGAGGTAACACAAGAGCATGAACTTGTTTGGGAATATATTAGCCCATATTGGGGAGAAAAAATGAAGCTAAACATGGTTTATCGGGCCTACCGTGTACCCTATGAGTGGGCTCCACAGGCAGAACGCTCTCAAGAAGTCGCTATTAAACCCGTCGATGTGACGACATTCCGTATGCCTGGTGCTTCAAACTCACGTAAAAAAGAGACCGTTGTAGATGGAGTTTGGCCGTTCCAAGGAGACGGTGCACTGTGTGTAGCAGCCGATGAGGAATTAGATAAGTAA
- the gcvH gene encoding glycine cleavage system protein GcvH, whose amino-acid sequence MSIDKKGLDELTFSDDIQYYKEHTWAKVEGDIIRVGITDFAQSQLGDLIFVELPQAGEAFNKGEVFGQAESAKSVSSLYIPLSGEIKSVNNEVDDSPELVNSNPYDDGWMIMIKPKNLSELSDLLSKDGYISLLKES is encoded by the coding sequence ATGTCTATTGATAAAAAAGGGTTAGACGAACTTACTTTTTCCGACGATATCCAATATTACAAGGAACACACTTGGGCGAAAGTAGAGGGTGACATTATCAGAGTAGGAATTACGGATTTTGCTCAGAGTCAGTTGGGAGATCTTATCTTCGTTGAACTTCCTCAGGCTGGAGAGGCCTTCAACAAAGGGGAGGTATTTGGACAAGCGGAATCGGCTAAGTCGGTTTCCTCACTTTATATTCCTTTAAGTGGTGAAATCAAATCGGTCAACAATGAAGTAGATGATTCACCAGAACTTGTAAATTCCAATCCATATGATGATGGGTGGATGATTATGATCAAACCTAAGAATCTAAGCGAGCTCAGTGATCTGTTGTCTAAAGATGGCTACATCAGTCTACTCAAAGAGTCATAA